The proteins below come from a single Nocardiopsis gilva YIM 90087 genomic window:
- a CDS encoding serine/threonine-protein kinase, translating to MQTTPAGFAASGLTPRTDKDPTHVGAYRVVGRLGAGGMGAVYAAVDDKDAPLALKVVHREFAADAEFRARFAREVDLMRRVSGTCIPAFVDADTRSQRPWLGIEYVPGATLNGQVRDSGPLAGDMLYGLAAGLAEALQAIHAAGIVHRDLKPGNIILSPSGPKVLDFGIARAIEESAITRTGGLFGTPGWLAPEQYGGASPDASSDMFAWGGLVAFAATGRRPFGSGTADELAIRTMEHAPDLEGVPDELRPVVAAALSKNPADRPTAAQALEAVTAAWVGSASGDPEEATRVLPGLLHERWTQIDVPSADTTTWTSLAPPRRSRWRSHRVLVPAAAVLSLVLIGTGGAVAWNAIGTGAAPTPGADAGGSGGPANGGNGGTNSAGGGAGSGGKNGADGAVDAASLERGGPNLIGGNPGEDLGIGAVRFNPVASDTLELATKQAMSNGEGTVGDWEPKLRLIFESAVREGEDVVFSGNAEYLRDEGSYTLHTKDFMAMKYRLTEEDVKNLFNPDWEGFYFSTESRVLATLDAENPTSDFTFTINKVPPEEDNGDLPFQRYIRYIPPEELWGYRLNEQERSAYGLCYQEGPQWHDMPPLPQFGLPCG from the coding sequence GTGCAGACCACTCCCGCAGGCTTCGCTGCCTCCGGCCTTACCCCCAGAACCGACAAGGACCCGACCCATGTGGGCGCATACCGCGTCGTGGGGCGGCTGGGAGCCGGTGGGATGGGTGCTGTGTACGCGGCGGTCGACGACAAGGATGCCCCGCTGGCGCTCAAGGTCGTCCACCGTGAATTCGCCGCTGACGCTGAGTTTCGCGCTCGATTCGCGCGCGAAGTGGATCTCATGCGGCGGGTGTCCGGCACATGCATTCCTGCGTTTGTCGACGCGGATACGCGCTCGCAGCGTCCATGGCTGGGCATTGAGTATGTGCCGGGGGCGACGCTGAACGGCCAGGTGCGCGACAGTGGACCGCTGGCCGGGGACATGCTGTACGGCTTGGCCGCCGGGCTCGCAGAAGCCCTGCAGGCGATCCATGCAGCGGGAATCGTGCACCGTGATCTCAAACCCGGCAACATCATTCTCTCCCCATCGGGTCCGAAGGTGCTGGACTTCGGAATTGCTCGGGCGATCGAGGAGTCCGCGATCACCCGCACCGGTGGCCTCTTCGGTACACCCGGCTGGCTGGCGCCGGAACAGTACGGAGGGGCGTCTCCCGACGCTTCGTCGGACATGTTCGCCTGGGGCGGGCTTGTGGCGTTCGCCGCTACCGGCCGACGTCCGTTCGGCAGCGGAACCGCGGATGAGTTGGCCATCCGCACGATGGAGCACGCTCCCGATCTCGAGGGGGTGCCTGACGAACTGCGTCCCGTCGTCGCCGCTGCGCTGTCGAAGAATCCGGCCGACCGGCCGACGGCGGCCCAAGCATTGGAGGCTGTGACCGCCGCGTGGGTCGGTTCGGCTTCGGGCGACCCGGAAGAGGCGACGCGGGTGCTGCCCGGTCTGCTCCACGAGCGGTGGACACAGATCGACGTGCCATCGGCCGACACCACCACGTGGACGTCCCTGGCGCCTCCCAGACGCTCCCGCTGGCGCAGCCACAGAGTGCTCGTCCCTGCGGCCGCTGTCCTCTCTCTCGTCCTGATCGGTACGGGTGGTGCGGTGGCCTGGAACGCCATCGGCACGGGTGCCGCCCCCACACCAGGCGCGGATGCGGGCGGGTCAGGCGGACCCGCCAACGGCGGTAACGGAGGAACCAACTCTGCGGGCGGCGGAGCCGGCAGCGGTGGAAAGAACGGTGCCGATGGTGCCGTGGACGCGGCGAGCCTCGAACGCGGTGGCCCCAACCTCATCGGTGGCAATCCCGGTGAAGACCTCGGTATCGGCGCCGTGAGGTTCAACCCCGTCGCCTCGGACACGCTGGAGCTGGCCACGAAACAGGCCATGTCCAACGGCGAGGGCACGGTCGGGGATTGGGAACCGAAACTGCGACTCATCTTCGAGTCCGCGGTCCGCGAGGGTGAGGACGTCGTCTTCTCCGGAAACGCCGAGTATCTGCGGGATGAGGGCAGTTACACACTGCACACCAAAGATTTCATGGCGATGAAGTATCGGCTCACGGAAGAGGACGTCAAGAACCTCTTCAACCCCGACTGGGAGGGCTTCTACTTCTCGACGGAATCACGGGTGCTTGCGACGCTTGACGCGGAAAATCCCACAAGCGACTTCACGTTCACGATCAACAAAGTGCCACCTGAGGAGGACAACGGAGACCTCCCCTTCCAGCGCTATATCCGCTACATCCCGCCTGAAGAGCTGTGGGGGTACCGACTCAATGAGCAGGAACGCAGCGCATACGGGCTCTGCTACCAGGAAGGGCCACAGTGGCATGACATGCCGCCACTTCCGCAGTTCGGCCTCCCCTGCGGCTGA
- a CDS encoding protein-tyrosine phosphatase family protein, with protein MTTHWEPTAAGVLRLPSGRLIRGRGLRRPLPTGPTPTFALYLLGHEPPPVAWESQWLKWPDFWLPSDCAVTADALREAWARAATERVEIACNGGYGRTGTALACLAVLDGVQNQEAVAYIREHYSPRAVEMPWQRRFVVRFR; from the coding sequence GTGACGACACACTGGGAGCCCACTGCGGCAGGGGTGCTCCGTCTGCCCTCGGGGCGGCTCATCCGAGGTCGCGGGCTGCGTCGCCCCCTTCCGACGGGCCCAACGCCCACGTTCGCGCTGTATCTCCTGGGCCATGAGCCGCCGCCGGTCGCCTGGGAAAGCCAGTGGCTGAAGTGGCCCGACTTCTGGCTTCCCTCCGACTGCGCGGTGACCGCTGACGCACTGCGTGAAGCATGGGCGCGCGCCGCGACGGAACGTGTCGAGATCGCTTGTAATGGCGGATACGGACGAACCGGCACCGCTCTGGCCTGCCTCGCTGTCCTGGACGGAGTACAAAACCAGGAGGCTGTCGCCTACATCAGAGAGCACTACTCCCCACGAGCCGTTGAGATGCCCTGGCAACGCCGCTTCGTCGTCCGCTTTCGGTAG
- a CDS encoding serine/threonine protein kinase — MAPPSSNRPASLPGLTPSDPQRIGPYRLIGRIGAGGMGVVYAGLNEAGEHVAVKVIRGEFDADPEFRSRFDREIALMRRVKATCIAPVLDADIRAEQPWYASPFLSGPTLQAHVTQHGPLDVAQVIALALGLAEAISAIHAAGVIHRDLKPANVILAPDGPKVLDFGIARAVDESAITRTGGLVGSPGWIAPEAYQGTVGPSLDIFAWGALVAFAASGRRPFGQGDINTLTYRVLNEEPDIAGLPSGLAEVVGRALCKDPAQRLDATELFQRLAGLAVETTLVDASRVQDSTTIVTQALHQGWHEIENSGTLDWGPALREASRRRLRTRLLFGGAVGLALLITIALGAAAGISYRATGSPLPGWTSGGTEINGDPSADTGNTGEGGGGDPYTESAAYTPDPEADRKLIAAAGCEGCDGDVHVLPGMVYRGKDPVRLVLTNVEVESHMGAGRMVALYMVRNSDDKVIAHNMTGSATGRVLPDQIDFDELWAVDEAGFFILLTEQEGQPGNQTIVTMNVDDLGSIKQFGTHGIRAVGLDRLQAEDMDDDGGFEIRTDLGTTTDTFEIVPGNVHHFYKYYDGDGQWWPWMCTEKLDGKPSADDLLNMYDPKCTQVGQGEVPWNY; from the coding sequence GTGGCTCCCCCAAGCAGCAACAGACCGGCGTCCCTACCCGGCCTGACACCGTCCGACCCGCAAAGAATCGGTCCCTACAGACTGATCGGCCGTATCGGTGCGGGCGGCATGGGCGTCGTCTACGCCGGACTGAATGAGGCCGGAGAGCACGTCGCGGTCAAGGTGATCCGCGGCGAATTCGATGCCGACCCGGAGTTCCGGTCACGGTTCGACCGCGAGATCGCGTTGATGCGGCGTGTCAAAGCAACCTGCATAGCTCCGGTACTCGACGCCGACATCCGCGCGGAACAGCCGTGGTACGCCTCCCCGTTCCTGTCGGGACCGACCCTCCAGGCCCACGTCACCCAACACGGACCGCTTGACGTGGCTCAGGTCATCGCGCTCGCGCTAGGGCTGGCCGAGGCCATCAGCGCCATCCACGCAGCAGGCGTCATCCACCGCGACCTCAAACCGGCGAACGTCATTCTCGCTCCCGACGGGCCGAAGGTGCTGGATTTCGGCATTGCGCGAGCTGTGGACGAGAGCGCGATCACTCGCACCGGCGGCCTGGTCGGCTCACCCGGATGGATTGCGCCTGAGGCCTACCAGGGAACGGTCGGCCCCTCGCTCGACATTTTCGCGTGGGGTGCTCTCGTCGCCTTCGCGGCGAGTGGCCGACGCCCCTTCGGTCAGGGCGACATCAACACCCTCACATACCGGGTGCTCAATGAGGAGCCGGACATCGCCGGCCTCCCCTCGGGACTGGCTGAAGTCGTCGGACGTGCGCTCTGCAAAGATCCAGCCCAGCGTCTGGACGCCACCGAACTCTTTCAGCGGCTTGCGGGCCTCGCTGTCGAGACGACGCTCGTCGACGCGTCCCGCGTTCAGGACAGCACGACGATCGTCACCCAGGCCCTTCATCAGGGGTGGCACGAGATTGAGAACTCCGGGACGTTGGACTGGGGCCCGGCGCTCAGGGAGGCGTCGCGGCGACGCCTGCGAACACGCCTCTTGTTTGGCGGCGCTGTGGGGTTGGCGCTGCTGATCACTATTGCCCTAGGGGCGGCCGCGGGCATCAGTTACCGGGCGACTGGGTCACCGTTACCGGGCTGGACAAGCGGTGGAACGGAGATCAACGGGGATCCTTCGGCAGACACCGGGAACACGGGGGAGGGCGGAGGAGGTGATCCCTACACCGAATCTGCCGCCTACACACCGGACCCTGAGGCCGACCGGAAGTTGATCGCCGCTGCCGGTTGCGAGGGCTGCGACGGCGACGTGCATGTGCTGCCAGGCATGGTGTATCGCGGGAAGGACCCGGTGCGACTGGTGCTCACCAATGTCGAGGTCGAAAGCCACATGGGGGCCGGCCGGATGGTCGCTCTGTACATGGTGCGCAACAGCGACGACAAGGTCATCGCCCACAACATGACCGGAAGCGCGACCGGACGCGTCCTCCCGGATCAGATTGACTTCGATGAACTGTGGGCGGTGGACGAAGCAGGATTCTTCATTCTGCTCACCGAGCAGGAGGGGCAGCCTGGGAACCAGACGATTGTGACGATGAACGTCGACGACCTGGGCTCGATCAAGCAGTTCGGGACCCACGGCATCAGAGCGGTCGGCCTCGACCGTCTCCAGGCGGAAGACATGGACGATGACGGAGGCTTCGAGATCCGCACCGATCTGGGCACGACCACGGACACGTTCGAGATTGTCCCCGGAAATGTGCACCACTTCTACAAGTACTACGACGGGGACGGTCAGTGGTGGCCGTGGATGTGCACGGAGAAGCTGGACGGTAAGCCGTCCGCGGACGACTTGTTGAACATGTACGACCCGAAATGCACACAGGTCGGGCAGGGTGAGGTCCCGTGGAACTACTGA
- a CDS encoding GNAT family N-acetyltransferase gives MVLPGRMSGLVQSKIDGDGVLLRPWQAADRAAVRAGYADPDIQRWHCVSMTDDEAREWIDSWSDRWCKETGAGWAVVDVAGMGEVVGQISLCRLNLHEGLAEVSYWVLPAARGRGVASRALSSVTSWSFAELGLHRIEVCHSTMNPVSYGVARRAGFTAEGTKRGEIRHADGWHDMHIHARLDTDE, from the coding sequence GTGGTGTTGCCCGGCCGTATGTCCGGACTCGTTCAGTCGAAGATCGACGGCGATGGCGTTCTGCTGCGCCCATGGCAGGCCGCGGACCGAGCGGCCGTTCGTGCCGGATACGCAGATCCCGACATTCAACGCTGGCATTGCGTGTCGATGACTGACGACGAGGCACGTGAGTGGATCGATTCCTGGTCCGACCGGTGGTGCAAGGAGACCGGAGCCGGGTGGGCCGTCGTTGACGTGGCGGGCATGGGGGAGGTCGTCGGGCAGATCAGCCTGTGTCGGCTCAACCTTCACGAAGGCCTCGCCGAGGTGTCCTACTGGGTGCTCCCGGCAGCGCGTGGCCGTGGCGTCGCCTCTCGGGCCCTCTCCTCGGTGACGTCCTGGTCGTTCGCCGAGCTTGGGTTGCACCGAATCGAGGTGTGCCACTCGACCATGAACCCAGTGTCCTACGGCGTCGCGCGGCGCGCCGGTTTCACCGCGGAAGGCACGAAACGCGGTGAGATCCGCCATGCGGACGGCTGGCATGACATGCATATCCACGCCAGGCTCGACACCGACGAATGA
- a CDS encoding DUF3592 domain-containing protein has translation MEITHNPYLHPIPGAPQPRRESRIRSTVHRALFVAIVVAVLALGLFGDALGDAENVVFGGLFVVAGFLALISGIWFAGETNRLRRSPGRALATVTHSWDEPAGSNTHRNVDTSSPSPKGWVNAFTVLFDLPDGRQVHRRSPVATSTTRYEPGQRVEVAYDPSDPTSIWVGTGRSSIVPLVVGIGIGVLFIVVGLAIAVFWPT, from the coding sequence GTGGAGATCACCCACAACCCCTACCTCCACCCGATCCCCGGCGCCCCGCAGCCGCGTCGCGAGTCTCGCATCCGCTCCACGGTGCACCGGGCCCTGTTCGTCGCGATCGTCGTGGCGGTTCTGGCTCTGGGGCTCTTCGGCGACGCCCTCGGGGACGCCGAAAACGTGGTGTTCGGCGGACTCTTCGTTGTCGCCGGCTTTCTGGCACTGATCAGCGGCATCTGGTTCGCCGGGGAGACCAACAGGCTTCGTCGCTCACCCGGGCGCGCCCTCGCCACGGTCACTCACTCCTGGGACGAGCCGGCCGGCTCCAATACGCACCGCAACGTCGACACCTCGTCCCCGTCCCCGAAAGGGTGGGTGAATGCCTTTACCGTGCTGTTCGACCTGCCCGACGGGCGGCAGGTGCACCGACGGTCGCCCGTCGCGACGAGCACGACGCGCTACGAGCCAGGGCAGCGGGTCGAGGTAGCGTACGACCCGTCCGATCCGACGTCGATCTGGGTCGGTACGGGGCGGTCGAGCATCGTTCCCCTCGTGGTCGGGATCGGGATCGGCGTTCTGTTCATCGTCGTGGGGCTGGCGATCGCGGTGTTCTGGCCGACATAA
- a CDS encoding OmpA family protein: protein MFGRFPLRILGVVGSAILLAAGCTAPSDPSSDPTEEPKETLIAADGPFIREGVFGEGTQFRARIEIDAVERHKDRTVLRYTTVPLQEGEHNAKGGMDGGFQLLDPMGQRVYFQLPNSKHKAGAEADPESEKYAPRTLGNELPHTVMGEAEYVLETHFPPLPEKAERITVLTPGTTGEFTGIPVIDMTKDDDKDPDKDASRDEDDEDEDEDDEGPREVRPGDVVELPVVSDPMPKEPGKYARPLYGITQSGKEERDTARTRERVTFRSEGLFRAKDDGDQAGEEKGEEKDEKKAQGVQLTNEGESLLAGAGLDASGRIDPDKPLLTIVAHTSGKGTDDENLKTSQAQATAVRKFLEDEFGEEFQYKAEVRGSSQPIVEEKGSGKEAARKRNQRVEIIYDIVPKPVDQEESAGADEDGQPAQGGEGQGGGEDRAGSTHDPEPLDDGTADVQEPGSPGTPDDPSPSPSTSADPEGEGDAAEPGGAESVPRPAPYRAEDASPVATAEATIDEQDYRMSVFPFYRDGSYLVANFQITNKSPEEIDEEATPFADPTTYPGADFGSFVVVNPETGTAYHGLRIGQRNSLSDKGAEPTYLGPASYPYVTRTNSSNRVWMYIAAPPPWVTTVNFDAGAYGVIEDVPVE, encoded by the coding sequence ATGTTCGGCAGGTTCCCACTGCGGATCCTTGGTGTCGTTGGTTCCGCCATTCTCTTGGCTGCGGGATGCACGGCACCGTCGGATCCCTCCAGCGACCCCACGGAAGAGCCGAAGGAGACCCTGATAGCCGCGGATGGCCCGTTCATCCGGGAGGGCGTCTTTGGAGAAGGAACGCAGTTTCGGGCGCGCATAGAGATCGATGCGGTCGAGCGGCACAAGGATCGCACTGTGCTGCGGTACACGACGGTGCCCCTCCAGGAGGGGGAGCACAACGCCAAGGGCGGGATGGACGGCGGCTTCCAGCTGCTCGACCCCATGGGCCAACGGGTGTACTTCCAGCTGCCCAACAGCAAGCACAAAGCCGGAGCTGAAGCCGATCCGGAGAGCGAAAAGTATGCTCCGCGCACCCTGGGCAATGAACTTCCGCACACCGTAATGGGGGAGGCCGAGTACGTCCTGGAGACGCACTTTCCGCCACTTCCTGAGAAGGCTGAACGCATCACCGTCCTCACTCCCGGGACGACCGGCGAGTTCACTGGAATCCCTGTGATCGACATGACGAAGGATGACGACAAGGACCCGGACAAGGACGCCTCCCGCGACGAGGATGACGAAGATGAGGACGAGGACGACGAAGGCCCGCGGGAAGTACGGCCGGGGGACGTCGTAGAGCTCCCTGTTGTGAGTGACCCGATGCCGAAGGAACCGGGAAAGTACGCCCGGCCCCTGTACGGCATCACCCAGAGCGGCAAAGAGGAGCGTGACACCGCGCGCACCAGGGAGCGCGTCACATTCCGGTCCGAAGGCCTCTTCCGCGCCAAAGATGACGGAGATCAAGCAGGCGAAGAGAAAGGCGAAGAGAAAGACGAGAAGAAGGCCCAGGGAGTCCAACTGACCAATGAGGGCGAGTCCCTCCTAGCAGGCGCCGGGTTGGACGCGTCCGGGCGGATTGACCCAGACAAACCTCTGCTCACCATCGTCGCCCATACCAGTGGGAAGGGAACGGACGACGAAAACCTGAAGACCTCACAGGCCCAGGCCACTGCCGTCCGTAAGTTCTTGGAGGACGAGTTCGGCGAGGAGTTTCAGTACAAGGCCGAGGTACGTGGTAGTAGCCAGCCCATCGTCGAGGAGAAGGGCAGCGGAAAGGAGGCCGCCCGCAAGCGCAACCAGCGGGTGGAGATCATCTACGACATTGTCCCGAAGCCTGTCGACCAGGAAGAGTCCGCCGGAGCCGACGAAGACGGTCAGCCAGCCCAAGGGGGAGAAGGTCAAGGCGGAGGTGAGGATCGCGCTGGCAGCACACACGATCCTGAACCTCTTGACGACGGTACGGCAGATGTTCAGGAGCCGGGTAGCCCTGGTACCCCCGACGACCCGTCGCCCTCACCTTCCACGTCAGCTGATCCTGAGGGCGAGGGAGATGCAGCGGAGCCGGGGGGAGCCGAGTCGGTACCCCGTCCTGCCCCCTATCGGGCGGAGGACGCCTCCCCCGTCGCGACCGCCGAGGCGACCATCGATGAGCAGGACTACCGGATGTCAGTGTTCCCCTTCTACCGCGACGGCTCCTATCTAGTGGCGAACTTCCAGATCACGAACAAGAGCCCGGAGGAGATTGACGAGGAGGCCACGCCGTTTGCTGATCCGACGACCTACCCCGGCGCCGACTTCGGCAGCTTCGTGGTGGTAAATCCGGAGACAGGAACGGCCTACCACGGCCTGCGGATCGGGCAGAGGAACTCCCTGAGCGACAAGGGCGCCGAGCCGACGTACCTGGGTCCCGCCTCCTATCCCTACGTGACGCGGACGAACAGCTCCAACCGGGTCTGGATGTATATCGCTGCCCCACCACCATGGGTGACCACGGTGAACTTCGACGCTGGAGCGTACGGAGTCATCGAGGATGTCCCCGTCGAGTGA
- a CDS encoding serine/threonine-protein kinase, producing MTDTSPTRFAPLLDDDPRRIGPYQPIGRIGAGGMGAVFAAPAAPGQYVAVKVVRETLATNPEFRARFAREVDLVSRVHSPCVPEFLGGDTSAETPWLATTYIPGPTLREHIQHNGPLTSGRLLGLAAGLADALAAVHAAGIVHRDLKPGNVLLSPSGPKVLDFGIARALEETALTRTGGVIGTTGWMSPEQSGAVDGALTDRSDMFSWGALVAYAATGREPFGSGPPDALAYRIRNGEPDLDGVPNELRPLVQAALSKDPGVRPTAVDALRSVEGLWGVARGPGFSPAADPAAVAPALLAAEWVGMEAAAPKPPRNRRRVPMVLGAVAGVLVLTAAAAGAAQFTGMAPWSASGDPTPGTDPASPTPDAGDSGETGNGATEDSGGTGGSEDSSDAGDGAEPGEDGTSGPSAEAVAKVEAATDSAEAAPAAARGDVAEFATRAGGGIYGTYAYVYEMTSTGEGIAFTVNGQTDGVRAQAPGFTHEAFYVIADGKKILPQADFTYTPDPNSPQGQEDGRFSLTFPGAPESALLAYQSPDTPNAGTLPPVGICYDLGQGGYFTLDYATCT from the coding sequence ATGACCGACACATCCCCCACCCGCTTCGCACCCCTACTGGACGACGATCCACGGCGTATCGGTCCGTACCAGCCCATCGGTCGAATCGGTGCCGGTGGCATGGGAGCGGTGTTCGCTGCGCCTGCTGCTCCTGGCCAGTACGTCGCGGTGAAGGTTGTGAGGGAGACTCTCGCCACCAACCCCGAGTTCCGTGCGCGCTTCGCGCGCGAGGTGGACCTCGTCAGCCGGGTGCACAGCCCATGCGTCCCGGAGTTCCTCGGCGGGGACACCTCCGCCGAGACTCCGTGGCTCGCCACCACATACATCCCCGGACCCACCTTGCGCGAGCACATCCAGCACAATGGGCCGCTTACCAGTGGGCGGCTGCTGGGTCTGGCCGCTGGTCTCGCTGACGCGCTGGCGGCCGTACACGCCGCAGGGATCGTGCACCGCGATCTCAAGCCCGGCAATGTCCTGCTCTCACCCTCCGGACCCAAAGTGCTGGACTTCGGGATCGCCCGCGCGTTGGAGGAGACCGCGCTCACCCGCACCGGCGGGGTCATCGGCACAACAGGGTGGATGAGCCCTGAGCAGTCCGGCGCTGTGGACGGGGCACTCACCGACAGATCCGACATGTTCTCCTGGGGCGCACTGGTGGCCTACGCGGCGACCGGCCGCGAACCGTTCGGATCGGGCCCGCCCGACGCCCTTGCCTACCGCATCCGGAACGGCGAACCTGACCTCGACGGCGTCCCCAACGAGCTGCGCCCCCTTGTCCAGGCCGCGCTGTCCAAGGACCCGGGCGTGCGCCCGACGGCGGTCGACGCGCTGCGCTCCGTCGAAGGACTGTGGGGTGTGGCTCGCGGCCCGGGCTTCAGCCCTGCCGCTGACCCGGCCGCAGTGGCCCCCGCCCTGCTCGCCGCCGAATGGGTCGGGATGGAGGCAGCCGCACCGAAGCCGCCCCGCAACCGTCGCCGCGTTCCCATGGTGCTGGGGGCCGTCGCCGGAGTGCTCGTCCTGACCGCTGCTGCCGCGGGCGCCGCACAATTCACTGGAATGGCGCCGTGGTCGGCGTCGGGTGACCCCACGCCCGGCACTGACCCGGCCTCGCCTACACCTGACGCTGGGGACAGCGGAGAGACCGGGAACGGGGCGACCGAGGACAGCGGCGGTACCGGGGGCAGCGAGGACAGCAGCGACGCCGGTGACGGAGCGGAGCCCGGCGAGGATGGAACCTCCGGGCCGTCGGCGGAAGCCGTCGCCAAGGTCGAAGCCGCCACGGATAGCGCGGAGGCAGCGCCCGCGGCCGCACGCGGGGACGTGGCAGAGTTCGCTACCCGTGCCGGGGGCGGCATCTACGGAACCTACGCCTACGTCTACGAGATGACGTCCACCGGCGAGGGCATCGCCTTCACCGTCAACGGGCAGACCGACGGGGTCCGGGCCCAGGCACCCGGATTCACACACGAGGCGTTCTACGTGATCGCCGATGGAAAGAAAATCCTCCCCCAGGCGGACTTCACCTATACGCCGGACCCCAACTCCCCCCAAGGGCAAGAGGACGGACGGTTTTCACTCACCTTCCCTGGAGCTCCGGAAAGCGCACTACTCGCCTACCAGAGCCCGGATACGCCGAACGCGGGCACTCTCCCGCCCGTTGGCATCTGCTATGACCTGGGCCAGGGCGGCTACTTCACGCTCGATTACGCAACCTGCACCTGA
- a CDS encoding Hint domain-containing protein translates to MLRRIHDPQRGASAVEYGVVVVLVVAILAALMSSGIVGTVASGVQSATEGLFGDPGADGGSSPNGGGSGSSDSGSEGNGSDGGSGPDSATDGAPDSSSPPGAGHDEDEADDSDDRGASEGSDSKDEAADKESGQGGGTKAAPSTGSGGLLDDLLDKGDRALRGAGKAAENAVNDGIEDIKDAKESVEDLIDDPEKWAKDKKDELEQTAEDVRDRAENDPVGLARDFFFSDEAQEKWRNGDKAGAAGMGIVENAEGLIPIWGWNKKKERLDELAEAASKDKSGDGRESTETSTHELAGGDSKPDRGKRDEDEDKQGEGGTRDEDDKQSDDEEKGENGGSCRTNSFAPGTPVLLGDGSLSPIEDIAVGDEVWAFDPLTGEEGPRPVTALIDGEGTKVLVDITVDDEDGGSGTVTATASHPFWAPKLAKWVDAIDLEPGTWLRTSAGIWVQVVAVTQHTVADQQVHNLSVAGIHTYYVVGGTKRLLVHNDGSCLTQQALDEAFEKSNTPAKLEHVIDPPKHGFEDIVRNSGGREQALRRIINSLGEEADLPEAGRFQVNRVIDGETVTIRGAMVNGVPRLGTAYIASKFPGR, encoded by the coding sequence GTGCTGAGACGGATACACGATCCACAACGTGGTGCTTCGGCCGTTGAGTATGGTGTCGTCGTCGTTCTGGTCGTGGCGATTCTTGCTGCGTTGATGAGCAGTGGAATTGTCGGAACCGTTGCTTCGGGAGTTCAGTCGGCTACCGAGGGTCTTTTCGGAGATCCGGGAGCTGACGGAGGCTCCTCGCCCAATGGAGGCGGGAGCGGCTCATCCGACAGCGGCAGCGAAGGTAATGGTTCCGATGGGGGATCGGGGCCGGACTCTGCTACTGACGGTGCCCCTGATTCGTCGTCCCCGCCTGGCGCAGGCCATGACGAGGATGAGGCCGACGATAGCGACGACCGTGGCGCATCAGAAGGATCGGACTCCAAGGATGAGGCGGCCGACAAGGAGAGCGGTCAGGGAGGCGGGACTAAAGCCGCGCCGTCGACCGGTTCGGGTGGGCTCCTCGATGATCTGCTCGACAAGGGAGACCGCGCACTTCGCGGCGCAGGAAAAGCGGCTGAGAACGCTGTCAATGATGGCATCGAGGATATCAAGGATGCCAAGGAGAGCGTTGAGGATCTGATTGACGATCCTGAAAAGTGGGCCAAGGATAAAAAGGATGAGCTCGAGCAAACGGCGGAGGACGTTCGAGATCGAGCTGAGAATGATCCCGTTGGCCTGGCGAGAGACTTCTTCTTCAGTGATGAGGCCCAGGAGAAGTGGCGGAACGGCGACAAGGCCGGGGCCGCTGGGATGGGCATTGTAGAGAACGCTGAAGGTCTTATCCCGATTTGGGGATGGAACAAAAAGAAGGAGCGTCTCGACGAGCTTGCTGAAGCTGCTAGTAAAGACAAGAGCGGTGACGGTCGAGAATCGACCGAGACCTCGACCCACGAACTCGCTGGCGGGGATTCCAAGCCCGACCGTGGAAAGCGAGACGAGGACGAAGATAAGCAGGGCGAGGGCGGTACGAGAGACGAAGATGATAAACAGAGCGATGACGAAGAGAAGGGTGAAAATGGGGGCAGCTGCCGCACTAACAGCTTTGCGCCCGGAACTCCTGTCCTGCTTGGCGACGGGTCTCTTTCCCCCATTGAGGACATTGCCGTCGGGGATGAGGTCTGGGCATTCGACCCCTTGACGGGTGAGGAGGGCCCTCGACCTGTCACCGCCCTAATCGATGGGGAGGGTACCAAGGTCCTCGTCGACATCACGGTCGACGACGAGGATGGTGGCAGCGGAACCGTCACCGCCACTGCAAGCCACCCTTTCTGGGCCCCGAAGCTGGCCAAGTGGGTCGATGCCATTGACCTGGAACCAGGTACCTGGCTACGCACCTCGGCCGGAATCTGGGTGCAGGTCGTGGCAGTCACACAGCACACCGTGGCCGATCAGCAGGTTCACAACCTTAGCGTCGCCGGTATCCACACGTACTATGTGGTCGGTGGCACGAAACGCTTGCTGGTCCACAATGACGGTAGCTGCCTCACCCAGCAGGCCTTGGATGAGGCATTCGAAAAGTCGAACACGCCAGCCAAGCTGGAACACGTCATCGACCCGCCGAAGCACGGCTTCGAGGACATTGTTCGGAACTCGGGCGGTCGCGAGCAAGCGCTCCGCCGGATTATCAATAGCCTAGGGGAAGAGGCCGATCTGCCGGAAGCTGGGCGATTCCAGGTCAATCGTGTGATCGACGGCGAGACGGTTACCATCCGTGGTGCCATGGTGAATGGGGTGCCCAGGCTGGGTACTGCCTACATCGCAAGCAAGTTCCCTGGCCGATGA